Proteins encoded within one genomic window of Panicum virgatum strain AP13 chromosome 1N, P.virgatum_v5, whole genome shotgun sequence:
- the LOC120656041 gene encoding zinc finger transcription factor YY1-like: protein MQAAARQRFRWVKEWVPQDLVVAGGPCALFKWVREDRLAALKAKDKEQGAESAIPEPNTEVLFLCSYEGCGKTFFDAGALRKHAHVHGERQYICHYENCGKKFLDSSKLKRHFLIHTGEKNFVCPHEGCGKAFSLDFNLKAHMKTHSADNYHVCQYPECGRRFTQESKLRAHIRAQHEKVVGLQNPGPSTVNHSALGDYHQPPKPVKVSATPPAPSAERPYVCPYEGCDKAYIHEYKLNLHLKKEHPNHYQDGGPAPSSKRSISKSSNRSKPDILARMPPTKIPKRKGGYTAPLPAVSVPEEHQWSRKVTYEDDSEETEEEGDNNVEDGWRYNKAASSDDEETEDED, encoded by the exons AtgcaggccgccgcccgccaacgCTTCCGGTGGGTCAAGGAGTG GGTTCCGCAGGACCTGGTCGTCGCCGGAGGCCCCTGCGCTCTCTTCAAGTGGGTGCGAG AGGATAGATTGGCAGCTTTGAAAGCTAAGGACAAGGAACAGGGGGCAGAATCTGCAATACCTGAACCGAATACCGAGGTTCTCTTCCTGTGCAGCTATGAAGGATGTGGGAAGACATTCTTTGATGCTGGGGCTCTTAGGAAGCATGCTCATGTCCATGGGGAGAGACAGTATATCTGTCACTATGAGAACTGTGGCAAG AAGTTCTTAGATAGCTCGAAATTGAAGAGGCATTTTCTTATTCATACAGGAGAAAAGAACTTTGTGTGCCCTCATGAAGGCTGCGGGAAG GCTTTTTCATTGGATTTCAATTTGAAGGCACACATGAAAACACATTCTGCGGATAACTATCATGTGTGCCAGTACCCAGAGTGTGGCAGGAGATTTACACAAGAATCAAAACTAAGAGCTCATATCAGGGCACAGCATGAGAAA GTTGTTGGCCTACAGAATCCAGGTCCATCGACAGTGAACCACAGTGCACTGGGAGATTATCACCAGCCCCCTAAACCAGTAAaggtttcagcaactcctccaGCTCCCTCAGCTGAGCGTCCATATGTCTGCCCTTATGAAGGCTGCGACAAGGCATACATTCATGAGTACAAGCTGAACCTTCATTTGAAAAAAGAGCACCCCAACCACTACCAGGATGGTGGTCCTGCCCCTTCTTCAAAACGCAGCATCTCAAAGAGTTCCAACAGAAGCAAACCAGACATCCTTGCTAGGATGCCACCGACCAAGATCCCGAAGCGCAAAGGAGGGTACACAGCACCATTGCCAGCCGTGAGCGTCCCCGAGGAGCACCAGTGGTCAAGGAAAGTGACGTACGAGGATGACAGTGAGGAGACTGAGGAAGAGGGGGACAACAATGTCGAGGATGGATGGAGATACAACAAAGCTGCTAGCAGCGACGATGAGGAAACCGAAGACGAAGATTGA
- the LOC120653569 gene encoding putative multidrug resistance protein, with translation MDGGEAAETAAAALGPSSFMSVFKHADGVDVALMVLGLLGAMGDGMSTPAMLLITSRVTNDFGRGPDQVQDFSARINANARNIVFLACASWVMAFLEGYCWARTAERQASRMRPRYLRAVLRQDMEYFDLRPAGSASEVVTSVSSDSLAVQDALAEKVPSFVMNATMFVGSYAVGFAVLGRLTLAALPSVLLLVVPGIMYGRVLVGLARRIRGQYARPGAIAEQAVSSARTVYAFAAERRTVERFSAALEESVRLRLRQGLAKGVAIGSNGVTFAIWAFNVWYGSRLVMYHGYQGGTVFAISSIIVNGGLALGNALSNLKYFSEAGSAAERIMEVIRRVPKIDSGSDAGEELTSFAGQVEFRNVQFCYPSRPESPVLVDFNLHVPAGSTVALVGGSGSGKSTVIALLERFYDPAAGEVALDGVGIRRLRLKWLRSQMGLVSQEPALFAMSVRENVLLGKEDATAAEVTAAAKAADAHSFISQLPQGYDTQVGECGIQLSGGQKQRIAIARAIIKSPKILLDEATSALDTKSERAVQAALDLASVGRTTIVVAHRLSTVRNADMIAVMQSGEVKEQGSHDDLIANENGLYSTLVHLQKTKDSGEINNQISGIGTVSAAIGQSERHSMSRRFSWPLRSSSARSVGDAKHDGNKEVPNLSSPSFRRLLMLNAPEWKQALVGSFSAVLFGSIQPIYAYVMGSMFSVYFLTDHSEIIDRTRVYALVFAALAVLSLLLNMLQHYNFGAMGEYLTKRIREQMLTKILTFEIEWFDSDENSTGAICSRLAKDANVVRSLVGDRMALVIQTISAVLIACTIGLVTSWRLALVMIAVQPLIIACFYARCVLLRSMSKKSLQAQFESSKLAAEAVSNIRTITAFSSQSLILHLFDQTQEGPRKESVRQSWYAGLGLGTSVGLMACTWALDFWYGGKLMAENQITAKALFQTFMILVSTGRVIAEAGSMTTDLLKGAESASSVFAVLDRETKIDPDNPEGYKPKRLKGGVEFTGVDFAYPSRPNVIIFKGLSLTIHQGKSTALVGQSGSGKSTIIGLIERFYDPLKGIVKIDGRDIKMYNLHALQRHIGLVSQEPTLLAGTIRENIMYGTEIASETEIEDAARSANAHDFISNLKDGYDTWCGERGFQISGGQKQRIAIARAILKNPAILLLDEATSALDSHSEKVVQEALERVMMGRTSVVVVHRLSTIQKCDLIVVLEKGIVVEKGTHASLMAKAPSGKYFGLVTLQQGGS, from the exons ATGGACGGCGGGGAAGCCGCAgagacggccgcggcggcgctcgggccgTCGTCGTTCATGTCGGTGTTCAAGCACGCGGACGGGGTGGACGTTGCGCTGATGGTGCTGGGCCTGTTGGGCGCCATGGGCGACGGCATGTCCACGCCGGCGATGCTGCTCATCACCAGCCGCGTCACCAACGATTTCGGCCGCGGCCCCGACCAAGTCCAGGACTTCAGCGCCAGGATCAACGCG AACGCAAGGAACATCGTCTTCTTGGCGTGCGCCTCCTGGGTCATGGCGTTCCTAG AGGGGTACTGCTGGGCGCGAACGGCGGAGCGGCAGGCGTCGCGGATGCGGCCGAGGTACCTGCGGGCGGTGCTCCGGCAGGACATGGAGTACTTCGacctcaggccggccggctcggcGTCGGAGGTGGTGACCAGCGTCTCCAGCGACAGCCTCGCCGTGCAGGACGCGCTGGCCGAGAAGGTGCCCAGCTTCGTGATGAACGCCACCATGTTCGTCGGCAGCTACGCCGTGGGGTTTGCGGTGCTGGGGCGGCTCACGCTGGCGGCGCTGCCGTCCGTGCTGCTGCTCGTCGTCCCCGGCATCATGTACGGCCGCGTCCTCGTCGGCCTGGCCCGCCGGATCCGGGGCCAGTACGCGCGCCCGGGCGCCATCGCCGAGCAGGCCGTGTCGTCGGCGCGCACCGTGTACGCGTTCGCGGCGGAGAGGCGCACCGTCGAGCGGTTCTCGGCCGCGCTCGAGGAGTCGGTGCGGCTCAGGCTCAGGCAGGGGCTCGCCAAGGGCGTCGCCATCGGCAGCAACGGCGTCACCTTCGCCATCTGGGCCTTCAACGTCTGGTACGGCAGCCGCCTCGTCATGTACCACGGCTACCAGGGCGGCACCGTCTTCGCCATCTCCTCCATCATCGTCAATGGCGGCCT GGCGCTGGGGAACGCCTTGTCGAACTTGAAGTACTTCTCGGAggcgggctcggcggcggagaggaTTATGGAGGTGATCCGGCGGGTGCCCAAGATCGACTCGGGAAgcgacgccggcgaggagctCACCAGCTTCGCCGGCCAGGTGGAGTTCAGGAACGTCCAGTTCTGCTACCCGTCACGCCCGGAGAGCCCCGTCCTGGTCGACTTCAACCTGCACGTGCCGGCGGGGAGCACGGTGGCGCTGGTCGGCGGCAGCGGGTCGGGGAAGTCGACGGTGATCGCGCTGCTGGAGCGGTTCTACGACCCAGCGGCCGGGGAGGTGGCGCTGGACGGCGTGGGCATCCGCCGGCTGCGGCTCAAGTGGCTGCGCTCGCAGATGGGGCTCGTCAGCCAGGAGCCGGCGCTGTTCGCCATGTCGGTGCGGGAGAACGTGCTGCTCGGCAAGGAGGATGCCACGGCGGCGGAGGTCACCGCCGCGGCCAAGGCGGCCGACGCCCACAGCTTCATCTCGCAGCTGCCGCAAGGCTACGATACACAG GTGGGAGAGTGCGGCATCCAATTGTCCGGAGGGCAAAAGCAAAGAATTGCTATTGCCAGAGCAATCATAAAGTCACCCAAGatcctcctcgatgaagccacaAGTGCATTAGACACAAAATCAGAGCGTGCTGTGCAGGCAGCACTAGACCTGGCTTCTGTGGGCCGTACTACTATTGTCGTTGCACATCGCCTCTCTACTGTACGAAATGCTGACATGATTGCTGTCATGCAGTCTGGTGAAGTCAAGGAGCAGGGTTCCcatgatgatctcattgccaatgAGAATGGCCTCTACTCCACTCTTGTCCATCTTCAGAAAACCAAAGATTCAGGTGAGATTAATAACCAGATTAGTGGAATTGGTACAGTGTCTGCTGCTATAGGACAATCCGAGAGACACAGTATGAGCAGGAGGTTTTCTTGGCCTCTCAGGTCAAGCTCGGCACGATCAGTGGGTGATGCAAAACATGATGGCAACAAAGAGGTGCCAAACCTCTCTTCCCCATCTTTCAGAAGGCTACTTATGCTTAATGCACCAGAGTGGAAGCAGGCATTGGTGGGGAGCTTTAGTGCAGTTCTGTTTGGAAGCATACAGCCTATCTATGCATATGTCATGGGGAGCATGTTCTCAGTCTACTTCTTGACAGATCACTCCGAGATCATAGATAGAACAAGGGTCTATGCACTCGTCTTTGCCGCTCTTGCGGTGCTCTCATTGTTGCTCAATATGTTGCAGCACTATAACTTCGGTGCCATGGGGGAATACCTTACAAAGAGGATTAGGGAACAGATGCTCACAAAAATTCTTACTTTCGAGATCGAATGGTTTGACAGTGATGAGAACTCCACAGGAGCCATATGCTCGCGGCTTGCCAAGGATGCCAATGTT GTGAGGTCACTTGTTGGGGATCGAATGGCGCTTGTAATCCAGACAATTTCCGCTGTGTTGATTGCATGCACCATAGGCTTGGTCACTTCTTGGCGCTTGGCGCTTGTCATGATAGCAGTGCAGCCACTAATTATTGCTTGCTTTTATGCCCGTTGTGTCTTACTAAGGAGCATGTCCAAGAAATCACTACAGGCACAGTTTGAGAGCAGCAAGCTAGCTGCTGAGGCCGTCTCCAATATTCGCACCATCACTGCTTTCTCGTCCCAGAGCCTCATATTACACCTATTTGACCAAACACAGGAAGGACCACGCAAAGAAAGTGTTCGGCAGTCATGGTATGCAGGACTTGGTCTCGGCACCTCTGTGGGTCTTATGGCATGCACTTGGGCCCTCGATTTCTGGTATGGTGGCAAGCTCATGGCTGAGAATCAGATTACTGCCAAGGCTCTCTTCCAAACCTTCATGATTCTAGTAAGCACAGGCCGTGTAATTGCAGAGGCAGGTAGCATGACAACAGACCTCCTTAAAGGTGCTGAATCAGCCTCTTCCGTTTTTGCTGTTCTTGATCGGGAAACTAAAATTGACCCTGACAATCCTGAGGGATACAAACCGAAGAGGCTGAAAGGCGGGGTGGaatttacaggagttgactttGCATACCCTTCTAGGCCAAATGTGATTATATTCAAAGGGTTGTCCTTGACAATACATCAAGGAAAATCAACAGCCCTAGTTGGGCAAAGTGGTTCTGGCAAGTCAACCATCATTGGGCTTATAGAGCGATTCTATGACCCACTTAAAGGGATTGTGAAGATTGATGGCAGAGACATAAAAATGTACAATCTGCATGCATTGCAGCGACATATTGGGTTGGTAAGCCAGGAGCCAACACTGCTTGCAGGTACAATCAGAGAGAACATCATGTATGGCACAGAAATAGCAAGCGAGACTGAAATTGAGGATGCAGCAAGGTCCGCAAATGCACATGACTTCATCAGCAACCTCAAGGATGGATATGACACATGGTGCGGTGAGCGAGGCTTTCAGATTTCAGGAGGGCAGAAGCAACGCATTGCAATTGCCCGTGCCATCTTGAAGAATCCAGCTATCTTGCTACTAGATGAAGCTACAAGTGCACTAGACAGCCACTCCGAAAAGGTGGTGCAAGAGGCATTGGAACGAGTTATGATGGGGAGAACAAGCGTAGTGGTGGTACACAGGCTCAGCACTATCCAGAAGTGTGACTTGATTGTTGTGCTTGAGAAAGGAATTGTTGTCGAGAAAGGAACACATGCATCCCTCATGGCCAAGGCACCCTCTGGAAAATACTTTGGATTAGTTACCTTGCAGCAAGGGGGCAGCTGA